DNA from Bos indicus isolate NIAB-ARS_2022 breed Sahiwal x Tharparkar chromosome 15, NIAB-ARS_B.indTharparkar_mat_pri_1.0, whole genome shotgun sequence:
ATTTAATCAGCAGAGACAGCTTGAAATGAAATGGATCTAAGCCAGAAGACCTGGGCTGTGACTCcagctttttctttaatttacgcTGAGTCCATGGGAAACACATCTTCTCTCTGGGTGTGAGTATATCTATCTATAAAACGCACGGTCTAATATGGTTTTGTTCAGAGAGTGGGAGGAAACGAACATCGAATGACCCCATGTGCCGAGGACTGAGTTCTTTATTAAGCaactgctatgtgccaggctctaCAAAAGATGCCGGGCATATAGAaatggaaaaggcagaggcagtGCCTGTCCTCACATAGCTTGGCATCTAATGGAGAATAAATACAGGCAATAGGAAGGGAATTATAATTCAGTGTGATAAGAGTTGTGACTGGGGAACTCTGTATTAGCTACAAATAGGTATTTTTCTAGCAtaacaactagaaaaaaattttttaacttttaattttagagtatagccaattaacaacattgtgatagtttcaagcagacagcaaagggactcagccatatactGTATCCATTCTatcccaaacttccctcccatccaggctgcgataactagaaaaaaaaattttttaatgcttttttacaATAGTAACACAAATGATGAAGTTTGTACTATCAAAAATGATAACCATGATGgttgaaaagtttaaaataaagacaaaaaagattttaataaatgGGGAGCTGTATTAAATAAGTGGGAGTGGTAGCTTCATGAAGTCTCAAAaaattttcactgtatttttgaGGGAGTTTACAACCTTCCAAAATTTACAGGTAAGTCAACTTCAAACAGGtaagtcaacttaaaaaaatatgaaaggtgAGAAGGGGCTTCCTGAATCGGATATGTAAAAAgacatactacaaagctataagaGTATCATAACATGGTACTGACATTCCAGTAGGCAAGTAgacaatagaacaaaataaataactcagAAGTACACAAGGTGTATGGGAACTTGATAAACATAGGGCTATAAAACAATGAGGAGAGACAAGATTTTTAAGAGCaattggtgggacttccctggcagtccagtgattaagactttgaggttccactgcagggggcaaaaGTTTCatccgtggttggggaactaagatcccaccccaaggcgtggccaaaaaagagagagagagaaagagactgatGGAAATtatgatttcaaagaaaataaagcagaaaatatttcaaagaaaataaagaagaaaaataaagcagaattccTACCTTACAACTTAAGAATTCCACATGAATTCAaggtaaaagtatataaaaaaaaaagacaaggaaactaataaaaaaaaatattgaggaaTAGCTGTGATATTGTGGTAAGGAAAGGCTAAAACCCTACatattaaaaggtaaaaaatgtGATGGATTTAAGTATATCAAAATGAAGAATTTCTGCTCAATGCAGGCAGGGCACATTACAAACTTGAAAAGCATACTTGTGATATTTAAAGTTGACAAGGAGCAAACATACAGAAGTCTTGAAAGCAATGAAATAATACaggaaatccaaagaaaataagcAGTTTTTCCATAAGTAATATGGGAAAATGCTGGTTGCTAACCAAGGAGATGCTTCATTGGtaatcagagagatgcaaatgaAACAGAATGAGGTACCACTTTAGCctgataaagaaggaaaaaattagagagttggaagaggatgttggtgaggatgtggggggCACGGAAGCTATAGTCTATAGTCCATTTCCGCTGGGAGTATAAAAGGCACAGCCATTCAAGGAAACAATATTGAAGTACATTCAGTACAGTCAATTCTCATTATTTGTGGTAGCTGTGTTCTATTGAGTTTCTGTGAATACACTTAGTCATTCTTCTAGGAGGAGTACAAGATTAGtttcctgtgagcctctggtcacaacATTTTCGTCAACTGATGTGATCAAATATATAACCTTGTTTTATGGGTATTTctgattgacatatacacactattatatatataatagtaacTAGTaaggttctggagaaggcaatggcaccccactccagtactcttgcctggaaaatcccatggatggaggagcctggtgggctgcagtccatggggtcgctaagagtcagacacgactgagcaacttcactttcactttcacttttcactttcatgcattggagaaggaaatggcaacccactccagtgttcttgcctggagaatcccagagacgggggagcctgctgggctgccatctttggggtcgcacagagtcggacatgactgaagcgaattagcagcagcagcagtaaggttctactgtatagcacagggaactctactcaatactctctataatgacctatatgggaaaataacctgaaaaagagtggatatatgtatatgtatatatggtcatccagtcctatcacttcctggcaaataaaagggggaaaaagtggaatcagtgacagattttattttctttggctccaaaatcactgcaggtggtgtgactgcagccacagaattaaaagatgcttgctccttggaaggaaagctatgacaaagctagacagcatattaaaaagcagagacatctctttgcccacaaagatctgtatagtcaaagttatggtttttccagtagtcacgtacggatgtgagagttggaccataaagagggctgaatgccgaagaattgatgcactcaaattgtggtgctagagaagactcttgagagtccactggactacaacaagatcaaaccagtcaatcctaaaggaaatcaaccctgaatattcactggaaggacttatgctgaagctccaataactttagccatctgatgcaaagaccctgatgctgggaaagatggaaggcaaaaagagaagggggtgcagaggatgagatgattagacagcaacaccaactcagtagacatgagttggagcaaactccaggagatagtgaaggaccgggaagcctggcacgctgcagtccatgggattgcaaagagttggacacaacttaccaactgaacaacagcaacaacatgtatatgtatacctgattcactttgctgtacagaggaaactaacacaatattgtaaatcaattatatgccaataaaaattaatttaaaaatcctcATTTAGTATATACACCATTGGTTTATTAACCTTGAACTCATGGCCAACAGCACTATAACCATGCTTGAATGAAGCTTAATAACACATGTATTTTCCCCATAAGGCACATCACAGATTTTTCATGCTTAGGAGTCTTAGACACCACTTGAACATCACACTTGGGTACcaatttaaaaagggaaattacCAAAAGAGCACAAAAATGCTAAAAGCATGGCAAAAAACAGACCATGGGAAGGACACTCGATCATGATACGAGTTGAAACAAGAGGGTAGAGTATTTTCTTGTTAGACCTCAACTGGGAACGTGCACATGATGACTCAGATATTTTGCTGCTCTGGGTGTGTCCCTGAATGACCCTGAAAGTGCCGTAAGTACTGGTTTTAGTTTCAGTAGATAAATGAATTTACAAACACAGAATCTACAAATAATGAAGAGGGACTATGTTTAGCTAAAGTTTGTGCACACCATGACTAATGTGTTTGACTCTGTTCTATCTTTCAGGGAGAATCTTCCATGGATTCATACAAGGACATACACAAGGGCATTTATCAAGACACACTGATAGCAAAGAGTTAGAGGTAATTTAGGTGGCCTCCACTAGAAAAGTAAAATGTGATAAAATCATATCATGGAATATCAATAAGAACCAATGAAACTAGATCTATAAATAGCAACAGAGACACTAAAtgaaaatgtaagaaataaatggaGATGTGTAGCATAATTCCTTTTATGTGAATTCAACaggtatatatatgcacataacaACACTACCTACTTCTCAAAGGTATGCTTATATTTATGGACATACATAATGTGAGAAGGGGGAGTGGAGTGCGAACTGGGGGCTTGGAGGTAAAGGGGAAGATGAAACAAGCTAGGAGCCTACAAAGACTAGTAGGTATCATGAGCTCAGAGCTCTTTTCTCCTAAGGTTCAAAAGTTAAAAAGTGCCATgatgaggcttctctggtggctcaggtggtaaagaatctgcctgcaatgcagaagacctgggtttgagccctctgttgggaagatcccctggagaaggaaatggcaacccactccagtattcttgcctggagaattccatggacagtagagtctggtgagctacagtccacgggattgcaaagagtcagacacaactgagcaactaacatgacACTATAATGGGGGAGTAATAAAGTGCTAAGGGGGCACACACAAAGGGTATCTACCTCACTTTTCAGGGCAAGGTGCCAGGGCAGGCTCCTCTGAGAATGTGATGTTTCAGGAGAAGCCTGACTAAGATTTCAGTTGAAATagacaaagaggaagagagaagggtgACTGATTGGTGAGAATGAGAATGAGTTGGCATGTTTGGCAAACTGAAAGAAATTCAGAATTGCCATGAGAGGGGCAATGGTGAGATGTGAGGTCAAAGAAGTCACTTAAGGGGAGTCAGAGCAGagagtggctcagacggtaaagcatctgtctgcaatgcaggagacccggaagatcccctggagaaggaaatggcaattcactccagtactattgcctggaaaatcccatggacagaggagcctggtaggctacagtccatggggtcgcaaatagtctgacatgactgagctacttcactttttcCTTTAGAGCAGAGACAGCGTTTAAGTTCTATTGAGGGTGGTAAGGTGACCAGATTTGACTGCCAGAAAGCCCATTCTGGTCACGTATGAAGTGGAGGGTGGgcacagaggcagagagatggtTGGAGAGATGATTGTGCTCCTTCAGGAGACAGAAAGTGGTAACACCTGTACCAGAGTGAATGAAGTGGGATGGAGAGGAGTTGAAGCAGGCTAGAGATATTTGAGAGATGAAATTTTCCAGTCTCCCCcaaatcttcacaacaacctccCAACACCTGCCTGACACTGATAGGGCAATGATTCCCCTAAATGTACCAGGTTTCAAATGACTTCCCACCCCACTTTTTAAGGCAAACTGCTCCATGAATTCTCGTGTTCATGTCAAACCATGTGATGAACTCCATATATCTTCCTCTGACCACAGCTGATCAGTGGGTCTAGAGGGGGACATCTGACAAAATGGCAGCCAGCCCCTGGGCTATTCAAGGACTTGTGACCTGTGGTCTAATTTGAAACCATTTGTTAAAGTATCTTTTATTGTGGTAGACATATgtaacataaaacttaccatttggACCATCTTTAAATGTACGTAAAGTAGTATTGAGTCCATTCacgttgtacaaccatcaccactgtacATTTCCAGAACTCTTTAGTCATCCCAGACAGAACTCCATACGCAGAAAACAGTaactctcccttccccactcACCCCTAGCTCCCGGTAACCACTgtttcactttctgtttctatgatttGACTATGACAAGTgcctcatgtaaatggaatcacacactaTTTACCCCTTTGTacttggcttatttcacttataatgTCGTTAAGGtttgtccatgttgttgcatgtatcagaatttcattcattttaaggcTCAATTATATTCCACTGGGTGTATATGTTTATCtgttcacctgctgatggacatttgggttgtttccatcttttggctactgtgaataatgttgctatgaacacaggTGAACAAATGTCtcttaggactctgctttcaattcttttgggtatatacccagaagtggagctGATGGATCATTCattaattctatatttaatttcttgaggaaccatcatattgttttccacagtggctgcatcattttttttcaagCTTTCCAATTGCTCCACATTCTCTCTAACACTTGCTATTTTCCATTTTTGGATAATATCCATCCTAATAGGTAGGAAGTGCTGTATCATTATGGTTTTGACTTGCCAGATGGATGGtaatgtcaagcatcttttcatgggcttatttgacatttgtatgtcttcttcagagaaatgtctattcaaatcttttgcccattttctaaattgagtgttgctgttgttttgagTGGTAGgagttcttaatatattttggatattaattccttaatttatgaatatttttccccattgtggattgtctttttattctccTGATAGTGTCATTTGATGCACAAaagttgaaaatacttttttttaaatgggagatACAGAGAGACTGTGCCAATTAGCAGGTGAGGTGATAGGTGGAAAATATTCTTCAAGAGGAAATTTGGCATAGGCAAAAGGAATAAAGAGATAGGGCTGGCTTCTAGGGCCAGGAAGAATACCTACGGCTGTATTGTGAGCAAGAGTGCAGGTCCTGGACACCGCATGCTACTAGTAAGAGAAAATGACTTAGCTCTCATTGTTATGGATGAACAAGCTATTGCAtggcttaaaattaaaagaattgcaATGGTTTGCCTGTACAGGTTTGCTAAGGAATACTTCTTGCCTAACCATAAGCTCAAGGAAAGGTATGCTCTAGTTTCAGGACATGAAGAAGGCCTAGACACTAGTGGTAAATTTCCTGCATGGCTGGTATTGACACATTGGTAGTGGCAATGTATTTTCAGGCAAAAGAATTGAGATGGTAGGAGTTTCAGACGTTTTCCTTGAAGAGGATTTCTAAGTTACTACTCCAGCAAAAAGGGCTAGGCTGATTCATATCTATGTGTCAGCCATCCTGGGGGCATTTAGAAATATTAGAAGCTCTACAAGGGGAAAAAACTTAATTTCTTTCTAGTCAAATATTTAAGTCTCTGAGAATCAAAATTGTTTGAATTAGTGGAAATGTGAACACAAATCTTGTGAAATTTGGGAGTCACAGCTTAAAAATTGAAAAGCCCAATCCATTTAGTTGGtgaattaaggaaagaaaatcattattttgttACAATGGAAGAATACCTaggactgtattttaaaaattattgttctaACTATTTGGCTCTCTGAATTGTCCAATTTTACCTCTATTGTTATTGGTGtttgtgagaaaataaagttcACTATCAATCAGGGTTTTGCAGAATTATTTGGATTCCAGGGACATGCCATTTTGGTGATGGCTGTCTTGACATCCTTGTTCCTCAGGGTATAGATGAGAGGGTTGAGGACAGGTGTGAGAATAGCGTACACCACGTTGCCCACGATGTGGAAGTCGAGGGGCAGGTCAGCCCTGTAGGCCACATAGGCTATGGCAATGGATGAGTAGTAGGTGCCAACCACTAGGAGGTGGGAgctgcaggtggagaaggctttggAGCGTCCTTCTCGAGAGCCGATGTGAAGCACTGAGGCCAGGATGTGGGCATAGGAGAGAAGCACCaggagaagaggcaggaaggacacCGCCATGGCGATGCAGAAGCCCATGAGGCTCTGGGGGCTGGTGTCAGAGCAGGAGGCCTGGACCACAGCTAAGTGGTCACAGAAGCAGTGGTAGATGTAAACAGTGCTGTCAAAAGCCATGTGGGAGGTCTGCACCACTGCTGGGATGGGCAGAAGGAGGGCGGTGAGCCAGGCACTGGCTGCCAGGGCAGCATTGGTCTGCGCGGTCATGAGCACAGGGTAATGCAGCGGGCAGCAGAtagccacatagcggtcataggccatgaccACCAGGATGAAGGCTTCAGAGCAGGAGAAGCTGTGGAAGAGGTACATCTGCAGGAAGCAGGCAGAGAAGCTGAGATAGCGATCCCCATGCAAGAATAAGGACAGCATCTTGGGGACAGTGGTTGTGGTGAAGAGGATGTCCAGGGCTGAGAGGTTGatcaggaagaagtacatgggcttGTGAAGGCTGGGCTCTATCACCACGGCCACCAGGATCAGGGCATTTCCCACCAGGATGAGTAGGTAGAGGAGGAGAAAGATGAAGAAGATAGGAAGGAAGAGGGATTTCGGCAGAGAAGGGATGCCCATAAGGTAGAAGATGGTCCATGACTCCTCTGATTCATTACAGGCTATAGTCTCCATGATGGTTTAAGGTGGATGCCCAGGAAGTGGGCAGTGGGAGCACCTAGAAACCAGAACAATCAGTGATTCTGGAATATGAATTACAGAGTGATCACTGTATAAGGTAACCACATTTATTTACAACCATCACTAGAAGAGAAATGATGGGTTCTGTCTTCATCCTCTCTCAgaattccctttttccttttaaaaaaataatgtggcAAAATTATCTTTACAATATACCAAACCAAGTGTTACATGCTGAGTATATAACAAGTTGAACAAAACAAAGGTCTCTTACTTAATGGAGCTGAACTTTCAGTGGTAGAGAAAGACATTAAGCAAAGAATCgcataattatttaatttcagtTGTGCTAAGTGTTGTGGAAGAACTCTGTTTGTCCCCTTGTCCATGTCCCATATAATCCTTTCAGGGATATCGGGTCTCTTAAACCATGTCCTTGAGCTCCTTTCTCATTTGGCATTGCTTTAAGTTTTTCAAAAAGTGACATCTTTGTCACCACATTGCTAGGGAGGCCTGATTTTTCTGACGTTTACGGCAACGTGCTATCTTCTCATAATTATTGACCAGGAATGGCTCCTTCTCCCTTGTTTGCTTGGTGCAGTGGTTCTGCCTGTCTCTAAGTTGAGTACTCCCTTTTCTGTCTCTGGGTGTGGGGCTCTTTGTCACATTGCAGTGACGGGAGTGATACTGAAAATGCCTTTGGCGAAAAGAGCCATTCCTGATTGAAGTCGGAACTGAGCATGGATTCTCCTGCAACTGGGCAGGAACAGAGAATCCAGGGAGTATATCTGTGTTCCTCTTGAACTTGCCACTCTGCTGGCATGCAGCTCGGCTCAAACTCCTGTTTGGCACACCCACtgtccactaggcttctctgtccctggtcATTGCTTGAGAAGCATTCTAGatggagaggaaccagag
Protein-coding regions in this window:
- the LOC109569027 gene encoding olfactory receptor 2AT4-like, translating into METIACNESEESWTIFYLMGIPSLPKSLFLPIFFIFLLLYLLILVGNALILVAVVIEPSLHKPMYFFLINLSALDILFTTTTVPKMLSLFLHGDRYLSFSACFLQMYLFHSFSCSEAFILVVMAYDRYVAICCPLHYPVLMTAQTNAALAASAWLTALLLPIPAVVQTSHMAFDSTVYIYHCFCDHLAVVQASCSDTSPQSLMGFCIAMAVSFLPLLLVLLSYAHILASVLHIGSREGRSKAFSTCSSHLLVVGTYYSSIAIAYVAYRADLPLDFHIVGNVVYAILTPVLNPLIYTLRNKDVKTAITKMACPWNPNNSAKP